One Eubacteriales bacterium mix99 genomic window carries:
- a CDS encoding SOS response-associated peptidase, with the protein MAEGVNLEMCGRYQLDADMEEILKYYGIVKGWDTLRTPEHTSEIFPSNTVPIVINRTGKELVPMKWGFASPNGKGLIINTRGETVDYKPMFRRAFRQKRCLVPANAFFEWSRAGKKSTKYRIHMKQVPIFSIAGIYEDFLDRNGDSYPAFSILTTTPNPLIFPIHDRMPVILPGECEDTWLDNGIRDYSVLKSLIQPYREEEMAMEKA; encoded by the coding sequence TTGGCGGAAGGAGTGAATCTGGAAATGTGCGGCAGATATCAGCTCGATGCAGATATGGAGGAAATCCTGAAGTATTACGGGATTGTCAAGGGATGGGATACGTTGCGGACACCGGAACATACGTCGGAGATTTTCCCATCCAACACGGTACCGATTGTCATAAATCGGACAGGGAAGGAACTGGTCCCTATGAAATGGGGATTCGCATCCCCCAATGGGAAAGGCCTGATTATTAACACCCGGGGGGAAACGGTGGATTATAAGCCTATGTTCCGACGGGCATTTCGTCAGAAACGCTGTCTTGTGCCGGCCAATGCCTTTTTTGAGTGGAGCCGGGCCGGAAAGAAAAGTACAAAATATCGAATTCATATGAAACAGGTCCCCATTTTTTCCATAGCGGGGATTTACGAAGATTTTCTTGACCGGAACGGAGACTCCTATCCGGCTTTTTCCATCCTTACCACGACACCCAATCCTCTGATATTCCCGATCCATGACCGGATGCCCGTGATTTTGCCGGGGGAGTGTGAAGATACCTGGCTGGATAATGGGATACGGGATTATTCTGTGCTGAAATCCTTGATTCAGCCTTACCGGGAAGAGGAAATGGCAATGGAAAAAGCATAG
- the dnaX gene encoding DNA polymerase III subunit gamma/tau — protein sequence MYTALYRQWRPDTFRDVVGQDTIIQTLKNQLFSGHVAHAYLFCGSRGTGKTSTAKIFSRAINCMSPTEDGPCGKCEACVNLSSENNMDIVEIDAASNNGVDEIRDLRDKIRFPPTIGKYKVYIIDEVHMLSMGAFNALLKTLEEPPAHVVFILATTEPHKLPATVLSRCQRFDFKRIPGGVMVERMKAICSKMKVTVEESGLSVIARWAEGGMRDALSLLDQCMGLCGDRITKDDILNVLGTADQSFLFQAADDILSGDVQGILSRIDWLVGDGKDLNAFLRELLQQLRDLLIVKFCKDPDKLLDVEDSTLERLKEQAKKAGEARLIRSVDLLSSLESELRRSTQPRILLELAAVKLCRPQEEDSLAALTDRIEVLEKQVREGIPGQAPGPEESGLPDAISSAAETHHPVKESEENPEEPESGRKPAAEEKTGEQGPSNADSPAPKRNGKNPEESNNGKPNGKVHSQEGEPGSGSDAEKDPVWAWPEILANIKGERMAIYTLLKEAKPRMDSKNVFMLQFPPTSGFFIAAIEKEENRVFLEEQIQKVTGCKVRLRCQMKEDAGKQTGAVDDIVKKAVRVFGKDLVKVVDEKK from the coding sequence ATGTATACAGCGCTTTACCGGCAGTGGCGTCCGGATACTTTCCGGGATGTGGTAGGGCAGGATACCATTATCCAGACGTTGAAGAATCAGCTGTTCAGCGGGCATGTTGCCCATGCATACCTGTTCTGCGGATCCCGTGGCACCGGGAAAACCAGTACAGCCAAGATATTTTCCAGAGCCATCAACTGCATGTCTCCCACGGAGGATGGTCCCTGTGGCAAATGCGAGGCCTGCGTCAATTTGTCTTCGGAAAACAATATGGACATTGTGGAGATCGACGCCGCGTCCAACAACGGGGTGGATGAGATTCGCGATCTGCGCGATAAGATACGATTTCCTCCTACCATCGGGAAATATAAGGTCTATATCATAGATGAAGTCCATATGCTGTCGATGGGCGCATTCAATGCCTTGCTCAAGACATTGGAAGAGCCGCCTGCCCATGTCGTGTTTATACTGGCCACCACGGAGCCTCACAAACTCCCGGCTACAGTATTGTCCCGCTGCCAGAGGTTTGATTTCAAGCGGATTCCGGGAGGCGTCATGGTGGAACGGATGAAGGCCATCTGCAGCAAGATGAAGGTTACGGTGGAGGAAAGCGGGCTTTCCGTTATTGCCCGCTGGGCAGAGGGAGGCATGCGGGATGCCCTCAGCTTATTGGATCAATGTATGGGGCTTTGCGGTGACCGGATCACCAAAGATGACATTCTCAATGTTCTGGGCACTGCGGATCAGAGCTTTCTTTTTCAGGCAGCGGATGATATTTTGTCAGGCGATGTGCAGGGAATCCTAAGCCGCATTGATTGGCTGGTCGGGGATGGAAAGGATCTGAATGCCTTTCTGCGGGAGCTGCTGCAGCAGCTGCGGGACCTGCTGATCGTGAAGTTCTGCAAGGATCCCGACAAACTTCTGGATGTGGAGGATTCCACCCTGGAGCGATTGAAGGAGCAGGCGAAAAAGGCTGGAGAAGCACGGCTTATCCGTTCTGTGGACCTTCTGTCCTCCCTGGAGTCGGAGCTGAGACGGAGCACCCAGCCAAGAATACTGTTGGAATTGGCGGCGGTGAAGCTATGCCGGCCTCAGGAGGAGGATTCCCTTGCAGCTCTGACGGACCGGATCGAAGTGCTGGAAAAGCAGGTAAGGGAAGGCATTCCAGGGCAGGCGCCCGGTCCGGAAGAATCCGGCCTGCCGGATGCAATATCTTCTGCCGCAGAGACGCACCATCCAGTGAAAGAAAGCGAAGAAAACCCGGAGGAGCCTGAATCCGGCAGGAAACCGGCTGCCGAAGAGAAGACAGGTGAGCAGGGACCGTCCAATGCGGACAGCCCGGCCCCAAAAAGGAATGGGAAAAACCCGGAGGAGTCCAACAATGGGAAACCAAACGGGAAAGTTCATTCACAGGAGGGGGAACCGGGTTCCGGTTCGGATGCGGAAAAGGATCCGGTATGGGCCTGGCCCGAAATACTGGCGAACATCAAGGGAGAGCGAATGGCCATTTATACTCTTCTGAAAGAGGCAAAACCCAGGATGGATTCAAAAAATGTTTTTATGCTGCAGTTTCCCCCGACTTCCGGATTTTTCATTGCTGCCATTGAGAAAGAGGAGAACAGGGTATTTTTGGAGGAGCAGATCCAAAAGGTAACGGGATGCAAGGTCCGGCTCCGGTGTCAGATGAAAGAGGACGCCGGGAAACAAACCGGTGCAGTGGATGATATTGTCAAAAAGGCGGTCAGGGTGTTTGGAAAAGATCTGGTAAAAGTAGTGGATGAGAAAAAATAA
- a CDS encoding type II toxin-antitoxin system RelB/DinJ family antitoxin, whose protein sequence is MATTNMTNLNIRTDKEIKAAAERIFEELGMNMTTAVNIFLRQSIRENGIPFDLKLDIPNETTALAIAEGRQLAQDQSVRGYSSMDDLRKALS, encoded by the coding sequence ATGGCTACAACAAATATGACCAATCTGAATATCCGCACGGATAAAGAGATCAAGGCTGCTGCAGAGAGAATTTTTGAAGAGCTTGGAATGAATATGACTACGGCTGTCAACATTTTTTTAAGGCAGAGCATCCGTGAAAACGGAATCCCTTTTGATCTCAAATTGGATATTCCCAACGAAACAACTGCCCTCGCCATTGCCGAAGGCAGACAGCTTGCACAGGATCAAAGCGTAAGGGGATATTCCAGTATGGATGATCTGAGGAAGGCACTTTCATGA
- a CDS encoding pro-sigmaK processing inhibitor BofA family protein gives MMGLDIPFNVIIAYALGLALLYFVGWLLLVPMKWLLRFLLNGVIGGVALWVLNLLGGLTGITVAINFVTALTVGFLGIPGLVLILLLQFALL, from the coding sequence ATGATGGGACTGGATATCCCTTTTAATGTAATCATTGCCTATGCTTTGGGATTGGCCTTGCTTTATTTTGTTGGGTGGCTGCTTCTTGTACCAATGAAATGGCTGCTTCGTTTTCTACTGAACGGTGTGATCGGCGGCGTTGCATTGTGGGTATTGAATCTGCTCGGCGGTTTGACCGGCATAACAGTCGCCATCAATTTCGTTACGGCGCTTACCGTGGGATTTTTGGGGATCCCGGGACTGGTTTTGATTTTGCTCCTTCAATTTGCATTATTGTAA
- a CDS encoding YaaL family protein, producing the protein MKNYLLALLGNDIHMEEQLAEDGKELLDEVTAARQEWDAAQSYFENVSDPELVDYAIFKQEAAKRKYMYLLNLARKEGLSGNRIFSGGNKISPS; encoded by the coding sequence ATGAAAAATTATTTGCTTGCCTTATTGGGAAATGACATCCATATGGAGGAACAGCTGGCAGAGGACGGAAAGGAGCTGCTGGACGAAGTTACGGCAGCCCGTCAGGAGTGGGATGCTGCCCAGAGTTATTTTGAAAATGTCAGCGATCCGGAATTGGTGGACTATGCTATTTTCAAGCAGGAGGCAGCAAAGAGAAAATATATGTATCTTTTGAATCTGGCACGAAAGGAAGGACTGTCCGGGAACCGGATCTTTTCCGGGGGAAATAAGATCAGCCCGTCATAA
- a CDS encoding alpha/beta hydrolase — MQNQMIKIWDGTDYAQDHSNAGQPTLTTYLLDDIAQSNFRPKRASVLICPGGAYRFVSDREAEPVAMRFLAAGFDAFILRYRVAPSARYPEPLLDLFRAMWLIRENAAKWNLDPDRIAVCGFSAGGHLAASLGVFWESPELRAAIGMPEGINQPDALILGYPVITSGAHAHKGSFVNLLGENAPEEIWNKMSLEFQVNKSTPPSFLWHTFSDQAVPVENSLCFVRALNQQGIPFELHVFPEGPHGLSLCDKETAVGNPSLINDHTAKWMPLCLEWLGRQFHEIG, encoded by the coding sequence ATGCAAAATCAAATGATAAAAATATGGGACGGTACTGACTATGCGCAGGATCACAGCAATGCCGGCCAGCCGACCCTGACAACTTACCTGCTGGACGACATTGCACAATCAAATTTCCGGCCAAAAAGAGCGTCCGTTCTGATCTGTCCCGGCGGTGCCTACCGGTTTGTGTCCGATCGCGAAGCCGAGCCGGTGGCCATGCGGTTTCTTGCGGCAGGTTTTGACGCGTTTATTTTGAGATATCGTGTTGCGCCTTCCGCGAGATATCCGGAGCCCTTGCTGGATCTCTTTCGTGCAATGTGGCTGATCCGGGAGAACGCAGCAAAATGGAATCTGGATCCGGATCGGATTGCCGTGTGCGGATTCTCTGCCGGAGGGCATCTCGCCGCAAGCCTGGGGGTTTTCTGGGAGAGTCCGGAGCTTCGGGCTGCCATTGGAATGCCGGAAGGCATAAATCAACCCGATGCCCTGATTCTGGGTTATCCCGTTATTACCTCCGGAGCACACGCCCACAAGGGTTCCTTTGTCAATTTGCTTGGGGAGAATGCGCCGGAGGAGATATGGAATAAAATGTCTCTTGAATTTCAGGTAAATAAAAGTACCCCACCAAGTTTCCTGTGGCATACTTTCAGCGATCAGGCTGTTCCGGTGGAGAATTCCCTGTGTTTTGTGCGGGCATTGAATCAGCAGGGAATTCCGTTTGAACTTCATGTCTTTCCGGAAGGGCCGCATGGCTTGTCCCTTTGTGATAAGGAGACGGCAGTGGGAAATCCTTCTCTCATCAATGACCATACAGCCAAGTGGATGCCGCTATGTTTGGAATGGCTCGGCAGGCAGTTCCATGAAATCGGATAG
- a CDS encoding 6-phosphofructokinase — MKLEGKVLIAQGGGPTAVINQSLVGIILEARRYPQITKIYGALNGVSGIVDERFVDLTQETERNLEEIANTPSSALGSTRDKPDEAYCKQMFEVMRAHDIRYFFYIGGNDSSDTVRIVSEEAGKVGYDFRTVHIPKTIDNDLMGNDHTPGYGSAARFVTQCFMGANLDNRALKGVYIGIVMGRHAGFLTAASAMAQRFPDDGPHLIYLPERPFHMSQFLSDVKKVYDKYGRCVIAASEGVQDEEGQPIMIKYANKVEKDAYGNVQLSGSGILGDILATYIKNKFHIKRVRADTFGYLQRSFLGSVSDTDRAEAREVGEKAAQYAILHDMDGSVTIQRVGDYAVDYRLTDIGQIAALTRCMPDAFINEEANHVTEAFRSYARPLLGSNMPIAGRLRAPMVKKLVR; from the coding sequence ATGAAACTGGAAGGTAAAGTACTAATCGCTCAAGGTGGCGGCCCGACTGCTGTCATCAACCAATCCTTGGTGGGTATTATTCTGGAAGCCCGCAGATATCCACAGATTACCAAGATATACGGCGCACTGAACGGTGTGTCCGGTATTGTTGACGAGAGGTTTGTTGACCTGACCCAGGAAACGGAACGGAACCTGGAGGAGATCGCCAATACTCCGTCCTCTGCATTGGGATCCACCAGGGATAAGCCCGACGAGGCTTACTGCAAACAGATGTTTGAGGTGATGCGTGCCCATGATATCCGGTATTTCTTCTATATTGGAGGGAATGATTCTTCCGATACGGTACGCATTGTAAGTGAAGAGGCCGGAAAGGTCGGATATGATTTTCGTACGGTGCATATTCCCAAGACCATTGACAATGATCTGATGGGAAACGATCATACTCCCGGTTACGGCTCTGCCGCAAGATTCGTTACCCAGTGTTTCATGGGGGCGAATCTGGACAATCGGGCACTGAAAGGGGTATATATCGGTATTGTCATGGGTCGGCATGCGGGATTTTTGACGGCTGCATCAGCCATGGCCCAGCGTTTTCCCGATGATGGTCCTCATCTGATCTATCTGCCGGAGAGACCCTTTCACATGAGTCAGTTTCTTTCCGATGTCAAGAAAGTTTATGATAAATACGGACGTTGCGTGATCGCCGCATCCGAAGGGGTGCAGGATGAAGAAGGACAGCCGATCATGATCAAATATGCAAACAAGGTGGAAAAAGACGCATATGGCAATGTTCAGCTCTCCGGATCCGGTATACTGGGGGACATACTGGCAACTTACATCAAGAATAAATTCCATATCAAACGGGTTCGTGCGGATACCTTTGGATATCTGCAGAGATCGTTCCTGGGAAGCGTGTCGGATACGGACCGGGCAGAAGCCAGGGAAGTCGGGGAAAAGGCAGCCCAATATGCCATTCTTCACGATATGGACGGTTCCGTTACGATCCAGAGGGTAGGCGATTATGCCGTGGATTATCGTCTGACGGATATCGGGCAGATTGCAGCATTGACCCGGTGCATGCCCGATGCCTTTATCAACGAGGAAGCCAACCATGTAACGGAAGCTTTCCGATCCTATGCCCGTCCGCTGCTTGGGTCCAATATGCCGATTGCCGGCCGGCTGCGGGCTCCCATGGTGAAAAAGCTGGTCCGGTAG
- the trpS gene encoding tryptophan--tRNA ligase, protein MGKKRIFSGAQPTGILTLGNYLGALRNWVTLQEEYDCIYCIVDLHSLTIRRDPAELRKCRTSLIAQYMACGIDPDRSILFMQSHVSAHAELSWILSCYTYVGELSRMIQFKEKAAKHSDNVNAGLLTYPVLMAADILLYQTDLVPVGNDQKQHLEIARDIAGRFNGIYGNVFRIPEGYIPKTGARIMNLQDPAVKMSKSAENANTFISLLDPPDTIVRKFKRAVTDSEAVVRYDEESKPGISNLMSIYSAVTGKGLEETEREFEGKGYGDFKTAVGEVVADTLEPIQDRYQHLMDSKDYLCDVMKKGAEDAGCIAERTLHKVYRKVGLA, encoded by the coding sequence ATGGGAAAGAAGAGAATTTTCAGCGGTGCACAGCCCACCGGTATTCTTACCCTTGGAAATTATCTGGGTGCCCTGCGGAATTGGGTCACCCTTCAGGAAGAATATGACTGCATTTATTGTATTGTGGATCTGCATTCACTGACAATTCGTCGGGACCCGGCAGAGCTTCGGAAATGCAGGACATCTCTGATCGCCCAATATATGGCATGCGGCATAGATCCGGACCGCAGTATTCTGTTTATGCAGTCCCATGTCAGTGCTCATGCCGAATTAAGCTGGATTCTGAGCTGTTATACCTATGTGGGAGAGCTGAGCAGGATGATCCAGTTCAAGGAAAAGGCTGCCAAACATTCCGATAATGTCAACGCAGGACTTTTGACCTATCCGGTGCTGATGGCTGCTGATATTCTGTTGTATCAGACGGATCTTGTTCCGGTGGGGAATGATCAGAAACAGCATCTGGAGATCGCCCGGGACATTGCCGGCCGCTTTAACGGGATTTACGGCAATGTATTCCGGATTCCGGAAGGATATATTCCCAAAACGGGTGCCAGGATTATGAATCTGCAGGATCCTGCTGTCAAGATGTCCAAATCTGCTGAAAATGCAAACACCTTTATCTCCCTGCTGGATCCGCCGGATACGATTGTACGGAAATTCAAGCGCGCTGTCACGGATTCCGAAGCCGTGGTACGGTACGATGAGGAAAGCAAGCCGGGTATCAGCAATCTGATGTCCATTTATTCCGCTGTGACCGGAAAGGGCCTGGAGGAAACAGAAAGGGAATTTGAAGGGAAAGGTTACGGCGATTTCAAAACAGCAGTGGGCGAAGTGGTGGCAGATACTTTAGAACCGATCCAGGACCGTTATCAGCATTTGATGGATTCAAAGGACTATTTGTGCGATGTCATGAAAAAAGGGGCGGAGGATGCAGGATGCATTGCCGAAAGAACGCTTCATAAAGTTTACCGGAAAGTTGGACTGGCTTAA
- a CDS encoding YbaB/EbfC family nucleoid-associated protein: MAKGGFPGGMNMGNMNNLMKQAKKMQEQMVKIQQELEGKTVEASSGGGVVTVVANGKKEIVEITIQPEAVDPGDIEMLQDLILAAVNEAIRKADEMAQSEMSKLTGGMGMPSGLV; encoded by the coding sequence ATGGCAAAAGGCGGATTTCCAGGCGGAATGAACATGGGCAACATGAACAACCTGATGAAGCAGGCAAAAAAGATGCAGGAACAGATGGTGAAGATACAGCAGGAGCTGGAAGGAAAGACAGTGGAGGCTTCGTCGGGCGGAGGGGTGGTCACGGTTGTTGCCAACGGGAAAAAGGAGATCGTTGAAATCACAATTCAACCGGAGGCAGTGGATCCCGGGGATATCGAAATGCTTCAGGACCTTATTCTGGCTGCAGTCAATGAGGCAATCCGGAAAGCGGACGAGATGGCACAGAGCGAAATGTCCAAATTGACCGGCGGAATGGGTATGCCTTCGGGACTGGTTTAA
- a CDS encoding rubredoxin gives MKKYQCSVCGYVYDPEAGDPDAGIKPGTAFEDLPDDWVCPECGAEKDMFEPVD, from the coding sequence ATGAAAAAATATCAATGTTCCGTGTGCGGTTATGTCTATGATCCCGAGGCAGGGGACCCGGACGCAGGAATCAAACCCGGCACAGCCTTTGAGGATCTGCCGGATGATTGGGTGTGCCCGGAATGCGGAGCGGAAAAGGATATGTTTGAGCCTGTGGATTAA
- a CDS encoding NAD(P)/FAD-dependent oxidoreductase: MSRQDTVVVIGGGPAGMMAAATAGSRNPEVTLIEKNEKLGKKLYLTGKGRCNVTNNTDPENLIASVPTNGKFLYSAFSAFNSKDLIALLKDLGLATKVERGNRVFPVSDKSSDVIRALEKNLNRYHVKQKLHTEADRILAENGHVTGVLLKSGKILPCSSVILATGGLSYPTTGSTGDGYRFAKELGHTVTPLTPSLVPLETVEDWPKDAQGLSLKNISLTVLDKRGRKLFRDFGEMIFTHFGVSGPVILSASSYMGKMKPGKYRIRIDLKPALSEEQLDHRIQRDFAKYARKNLSNGLNELLPQKLIPIIIRLSEIPADKPIHQITREERRNLVRLLKGLSLTIQGYRPIQEAIITSGGVSVKEIRPGTMESRLVQGLFLAGEILDTDAYTGGFNLQIAFSTGYLAGQNCGTPR; this comes from the coding sequence ATGAGCAGACAGGATACAGTCGTTGTCATCGGGGGCGGGCCGGCAGGAATGATGGCAGCTGCCACAGCCGGCAGCCGGAATCCTGAAGTTACGCTGATCGAAAAAAATGAAAAACTGGGGAAAAAACTTTACCTGACGGGAAAGGGACGGTGCAACGTCACCAACAACACCGATCCGGAGAATCTCATTGCCAGCGTCCCCACCAACGGGAAATTCCTGTACAGCGCTTTTTCCGCTTTCAACAGCAAAGATCTGATTGCACTGCTGAAGGATCTGGGGCTTGCCACCAAAGTCGAACGCGGTAATCGGGTGTTCCCGGTATCCGATAAGTCTTCCGATGTGATCCGGGCTCTGGAAAAGAACCTGAACCGGTACCACGTGAAGCAAAAGCTGCACACAGAAGCAGACAGAATCCTTGCCGAAAACGGACATGTTACGGGCGTATTGCTGAAAAGCGGAAAAATCCTGCCCTGCAGCAGCGTGATTCTCGCAACCGGCGGCCTGTCCTACCCGACGACCGGTTCCACAGGAGACGGCTATCGGTTCGCGAAGGAGCTTGGTCACACTGTGACGCCGCTCACTCCGTCCCTGGTGCCTTTGGAAACCGTGGAGGACTGGCCGAAAGATGCTCAGGGACTGTCCCTGAAAAACATATCCCTTACAGTCCTGGACAAACGCGGCAGGAAGCTTTTCCGGGATTTCGGAGAAATGATCTTCACCCACTTCGGCGTATCCGGTCCGGTGATCCTTTCCGCCAGTTCCTATATGGGAAAAATGAAACCGGGAAAGTACCGGATCCGAATTGACCTGAAGCCTGCACTGTCCGAAGAGCAGCTGGATCACCGGATTCAAAGGGATTTTGCAAAATATGCCCGCAAAAACCTGTCCAACGGACTGAATGAACTGCTGCCGCAAAAGCTGATTCCGATTATCATCCGGCTTTCCGAAATTCCTGCTGACAAGCCCATTCATCAGATCACAAGGGAAGAACGCCGGAACCTGGTCCGGCTGCTGAAGGGCTTGTCCCTTACCATACAGGGCTATCGTCCGATTCAGGAGGCCATCATTACCTCCGGCGGGGTGTCAGTGAAGGAAATCCGTCCCGGCACCATGGAATCCAGACTGGTACAGGGCCTCTTCCTTGCCGGGGAAATCCTGGACACGGATGCCTACACCGGAGGCTTCAATCTGCAAATTGCCTTTTCCACGGGTTATCTGGCCGGGCAGAACTGTGGAACCCCGCGATGA
- a CDS encoding Spo0E family sporulation regulatory protein-aspartic acid phosphatase: MECEEDMENLRYMLNKAIEMNDSKDEILKISQLLDTHIVKFLEKKPDTETEY, translated from the coding sequence TTGGAATGCGAAGAAGACATGGAAAATCTGCGTTACATGCTGAATAAAGCAATAGAAATGAACGACAGCAAAGATGAAATACTGAAAATCAGTCAGCTGCTGGACACTCATATTGTGAAATTTCTGGAGAAAAAGCCAGACACAGAAACGGAATATTGA
- a CDS encoding ferritin family protein — protein sequence MAQSNFNDLEALEIAIDIEKRGESFYRQATSLAPNDDVSRMLTDLADQERDHARTFRSIYLELSEKKQGFDDTYLYDPEVTAYLRAVSENTVFPSDARQQEVMEEIQSISDVFKTGIQAEKDSILFYTEMTIYARYVDAKSAFRRLMKEEKKHLIELQTKWNEYRQSEGQKPEG from the coding sequence ATGGCACAGAGTAACTTTAATGATTTGGAAGCACTGGAAATTGCGATAGACATAGAAAAGCGCGGGGAGAGTTTTTACCGGCAGGCAACGTCACTGGCACCGAATGACGATGTGAGCAGGATGCTGACAGATCTGGCGGATCAGGAAAGGGATCATGCCAGGACATTTCGCAGCATTTATCTTGAGCTTTCGGAAAAGAAGCAGGGATTTGATGATACCTACCTGTATGATCCGGAGGTGACAGCTTATCTGCGGGCTGTATCCGAGAATACTGTCTTTCCGTCAGATGCCCGGCAGCAGGAGGTAATGGAAGAAATTCAGAGCATTTCGGATGTTTTTAAAACAGGTATTCAGGCAGAAAAGGATTCTATCCTCTTTTATACGGAAATGACCATATATGCGAGGTATGTTGATGCAAAATCAGCGTTTCGCAGGCTTATGAAGGAAGAGAAGAAGCATCTGATTGAACTTCAGACAAAATGGAACGAATACAGGCAGTCGGAAGGGCAAAAGCCAGAAGGCTGA
- the recR gene encoding recombination mediator RecR: protein MSYYIEPIARLINELSRLPGIGGKSARRLAFHIVNMPKEQVQALTQAILHARSEIRYCSICCNMTDRDPCAICSSNNRDKSVICVVKDPRDVVAMEKMHDYRGVYHVLHGTISPMEGIGPDDIRIRELLSRINDGKVREVILATNPDVEGEATAVYISRLIKPLGIRVTRIAHGIPIGGDLEYADEVTLSKAMEGRREM, encoded by the coding sequence ATGAGTTATTATATTGAGCCGATTGCCCGCCTGATCAACGAGCTGTCCAGGCTGCCGGGCATTGGCGGGAAGTCCGCCCGCCGTCTGGCCTTTCATATTGTCAATATGCCGAAGGAGCAGGTTCAGGCGTTGACGCAGGCCATACTTCATGCCAGAAGTGAGATCCGGTACTGTTCCATTTGCTGCAACATGACCGATCGGGATCCCTGCGCCATCTGCAGCAGCAACAACAGGGACAAATCGGTTATCTGTGTTGTAAAGGATCCCAGGGATGTTGTGGCCATGGAAAAAATGCACGATTACCGGGGAGTATACCATGTTCTTCATGGGACCATATCGCCCATGGAGGGAATTGGGCCGGATGATATCCGCATCCGGGAGCTTCTTTCCCGGATCAACGACGGTAAGGTTCGGGAAGTGATCCTTGCGACCAACCCGGATGTGGAAGGCGAAGCTACGGCAGTTTATATCTCCAGGCTGATCAAGCCCCTGGGGATCCGTGTAACCCGCATTGCTCATGGTATTCCGATAGGCGGCGATCTGGAATATGCGGATGAGGTAACCTTGTCCAAGGCAATGGAAGGCCGCAGGGAAATGTAA